From Desmospora profundinema, a single genomic window includes:
- a CDS encoding TrmH family RNA methyltransferase, whose translation MEIRSITSARNEKVKRWRKLGTRKGREEYRSMLVEGEKLLREAMDANLDIRAILISEEGTGVLERFPELGEVPVYCLYPSIFTGLVDTQSPQGIAAEVSIPRHHTPYIPAHRAQVLLLDAIQDPGNLGAILRTAEAAGIRNIWLGTGTVDPYNPKVVRSAMGSLFRARLHQGDLLKVIAELKALGFQVVGTDPRAEQVHFDVPVPERAALLLGNEGRGVSPELQAMTDERLRIPMPGEVESLNVSVTAGILLYEWVRQVRKTEV comes from the coding sequence ATGGAAATCCGAAGTATTACCTCGGCACGCAACGAGAAAGTAAAACGGTGGCGGAAGTTGGGGACACGCAAAGGACGGGAAGAATACCGCAGCATGTTGGTTGAGGGAGAGAAGTTGCTCAGGGAAGCGATGGACGCCAACCTGGACATCCGGGCTATTCTGATCTCCGAGGAAGGGACGGGGGTATTGGAACGATTCCCCGAATTGGGAGAGGTGCCGGTATATTGCCTGTATCCGTCCATTTTTACCGGATTGGTGGATACCCAGTCGCCTCAGGGGATTGCCGCCGAAGTCTCCATCCCCCGCCATCACACTCCATATATCCCCGCTCATCGGGCTCAGGTCTTGTTGTTGGATGCCATCCAGGACCCTGGCAATCTGGGGGCGATTCTGCGGACAGCGGAAGCGGCGGGGATTCGGAACATCTGGTTAGGGACGGGAACGGTGGATCCTTACAACCCCAAGGTGGTTCGGTCGGCTATGGGCTCCCTGTTTCGCGCTCGCCTTCATCAGGGTGACCTGTTGAAGGTGATTGCGGAATTGAAGGCATTAGGCTTTCAAGTGGTGGGGACAGACCCGAGAGCGGAACAGGTTCATTTTGATGTTCCGGTACCCGAACGGGCGGCCCTGCTTCTGGGGAATGAAGGCCGAGGCGTTAGTCCCGAACTGCAGGCTATGACTGATGAACGGCTGCGAATTCCCATGCCGGGAGAAGTGGAATCGCTCAATGTTTCCGTTACGGCGGGTATTTTGTTGTATGAGTGGGTACGGCAGGTAAGGAAGACGGAGGTTTAA
- a CDS encoding potassium channel family protein — protein MNKTFAVIGLGRFGGSVAKTLHDMGYEVMAIDRDPQRVQDFAQIVTHAVEADSTDENALKALGVRNFDVVVVSIGEDIQSSIMTTLILQEMGVKKVVVKARNDLHGKVLYKIGAHKVVFPERDMGVRVVHNLISPNILDYIELADDYSIIEVSAGEFFAGKTLEKLDIRAKFGCNVMAIKSGPRINIAPLADDVIHEGDILVVIGHNNDLKKLEEKA, from the coding sequence ATGAACAAAACATTCGCGGTCATCGGACTGGGTCGATTTGGCGGCAGTGTTGCCAAGACTCTGCATGATATGGGATATGAAGTGATGGCGATCGACAGGGATCCCCAACGGGTCCAGGATTTTGCCCAGATCGTCACCCATGCAGTGGAGGCGGACTCTACGGATGAAAATGCGTTAAAAGCCCTTGGGGTACGCAATTTTGATGTGGTGGTCGTCTCCATCGGGGAAGATATCCAATCCAGTATTATGACAACGTTGATCCTCCAGGAGATGGGTGTAAAGAAAGTGGTGGTGAAAGCCCGTAACGATCTTCACGGGAAAGTGTTGTATAAGATCGGGGCCCACAAAGTGGTTTTCCCGGAACGGGACATGGGAGTCCGCGTGGTTCACAACCTGATCTCACCCAATATCCTCGATTATATTGAACTAGCAGACGATTACAGCATTATCGAGGTGAGTGCCGGGGAGTTTTTTGCCGGAAAAACCTTGGAGAAGCTGGATATCCGGGCCAAGTTCGGATGTAATGTGATGGCGATCAAGAGCGGGCCGCGTATTAATATTGCACCGTTGGCGGATGATGTGATCCATGAAGGGGACATTCTTGTCGTGATCGGTCATAATAACGATCTTAAAAAGCTGGAGGAAAAAGCGTAA
- the sspI gene encoding small acid-soluble spore protein SspI, with protein sequence MNFPIRGAVIHNVQDMSPKELHNMVNDSIERGEEKLLPGLGVLFEVIWENCDQTKKDELIDTLHNNMPREQAQPPLSPS encoded by the coding sequence GTGAATTTTCCCATTCGAGGTGCCGTTATTCACAACGTCCAGGATATGAGTCCAAAAGAACTTCACAACATGGTCAACGACTCCATCGAGCGAGGGGAGGAAAAGCTGCTGCCTGGGTTGGGTGTCCTGTTCGAAGTGATTTGGGAAAACTGCGATCAGACGAAAAAGGATGAGTTAATCGATACCTTGCACAACAACATGCCCCGTGAACAGGCCCAACCTCCACTTTCTCCCTCCTAA
- a CDS encoding M42 family metallopeptidase has translation MGKHQGSDFRRLLAELTDVPGPPGHEGPVREVMARQVAPVADEVTADRLGAVIARKEGQASGPRVMVAGHLDEVGFMVTRILDEGFLRFQPLGGWWSQVLPAQRVDVVTDQGVILGVVGSKPPHLLSMEQRKKSIPLEELFIDVGAESEKEARDFGIRPGDVVVPHSPFTVMANPKHWLAKAMDNRLGCAVAVEVLHRLEGVNHPNTVFSVGTVMEEVGRRGAHTATAAVKPDIGFAIDVGISGDTPGIGKNQASCQMGSGPLVVLYDAGHIPHRGLIRLVEETAEEAGIPLQHEWISRGATDASHIHLFDQGVPTVSLGVPARYIHSHASVIHEDDAEQLVDLLVRVIQRLDNRTLEKLIRS, from the coding sequence ATGGGGAAACACCAAGGATCTGATTTTCGCCGATTGTTGGCGGAATTGACGGACGTACCGGGACCTCCGGGGCATGAGGGACCGGTTCGGGAGGTGATGGCCCGTCAGGTGGCACCGGTTGCGGACGAGGTGACCGCTGATCGTCTCGGAGCCGTTATCGCCCGCAAGGAGGGACAGGCGTCAGGACCCCGGGTGATGGTGGCCGGTCATTTGGATGAAGTGGGTTTTATGGTGACTCGGATTTTGGACGAAGGTTTTTTGCGATTTCAACCCCTGGGTGGATGGTGGAGTCAAGTGTTGCCGGCTCAGCGGGTGGATGTGGTGACGGACCAGGGTGTGATTTTGGGGGTGGTCGGCTCCAAACCTCCTCATTTATTATCTATGGAGCAACGGAAAAAATCGATTCCCCTTGAAGAGCTGTTTATTGATGTGGGAGCCGAATCGGAGAAGGAGGCGCGTGACTTCGGTATTCGACCCGGGGATGTGGTGGTGCCGCACTCGCCGTTTACCGTGATGGCCAACCCCAAGCACTGGCTGGCCAAAGCGATGGATAACCGCCTAGGTTGTGCTGTAGCGGTGGAAGTGTTGCACCGCTTGGAAGGAGTCAACCATCCCAATACCGTCTTCAGTGTCGGGACGGTCATGGAAGAGGTGGGACGCAGGGGCGCCCATACCGCTACGGCTGCCGTGAAACCGGATATCGGCTTTGCCATCGATGTGGGAATCAGCGGTGATACCCCAGGAATCGGTAAAAACCAGGCCTCTTGTCAAATGGGGAGCGGCCCGCTCGTTGTTTTGTATGATGCCGGGCACATTCCGCATCGGGGATTGATCCGGTTGGTAGAGGAGACCGCGGAAGAGGCCGGTATTCCCTTGCAACACGAATGGATCAGCCGTGGAGCCACAGACGCTAGCCATATTCATCTGTTTGACCAGGGAGTTCCCACTGTTTCCCTGGGTGTACCAGCCCGCTACATTCACAGCCATGCCTCCGTCATTCATGAAGACGATGCCGAACAATTGGTGGACTTGCTGGTACGCGTGATTCAACGATTGGACAATCGAACATTGGAGAAACTGATTCGTTCTTGA
- a CDS encoding Hsp20/alpha crystallin family protein codes for MEWMKPWFNQTLQDGWTEMVKELEELQAEFNIPSLEKTMRDEGDVLVVEVVVPGWSRRHTVDVRVEENILFISGVFMDHTPSGVREETHFTMNQWLPVPVDETRLKTDIKPDGRLIVTIPKRQVSQRDEGVTSPPNP; via the coding sequence ATGGAGTGGATGAAACCGTGGTTTAATCAGACATTGCAGGATGGCTGGACCGAGATGGTGAAGGAGCTGGAAGAGTTGCAAGCCGAATTCAACATCCCTTCGTTGGAAAAAACCATGCGAGACGAAGGGGATGTGCTGGTGGTAGAAGTAGTGGTACCAGGGTGGAGCCGGCGCCATACGGTCGATGTGCGGGTGGAGGAAAACATTCTGTTCATTTCTGGTGTATTTATGGATCATACGCCATCGGGAGTACGCGAGGAAACCCATTTTACCATGAATCAATGGCTGCCTGTGCCGGTGGATGAAACACGTCTGAAGACGGACATCAAACCCGACGGCCGCTTGATCGTGACGATTCCAAAGCGACAGGTTTCTCAGCGGGATGAAGGTGTCACTTCTCCCCCGAACCCCTGA
- the thiD gene encoding bifunctional hydroxymethylpyrimidine kinase/phosphomethylpyrimidine kinase, producing MSTPRALTIAGSDSGGGAGIQADLKTFQERDVFGMSAVTAITAQNTQEVTGIYECSEEAVTRQIEAVASDIGIDAAKTGMIASITIMKAVAQQVEKHRIHPLVIDPVMVAKSGDSLLEKEARQALKRILLPLAHLITPNLPEAEVLTGKMLDTDEKRRDAARHIVDMGADAVIIKGGHVTGDSADDLLFDGESFHVFSAPRLNTRHTHGTGCTFSAAITAELAKGRELLKAIQIAKAYITEAIRHPLNLGRGHGPTNHFAYRHFAQAEELR from the coding sequence ATGTCTACTCCACGGGCGTTAACCATTGCCGGCTCTGACAGCGGCGGAGGAGCCGGTATTCAAGCGGATCTAAAAACGTTTCAGGAAAGAGACGTATTTGGGATGAGTGCCGTGACTGCGATCACAGCCCAAAATACGCAAGAAGTGACCGGCATTTATGAGTGTTCGGAAGAAGCGGTCACCCGCCAAATCGAAGCAGTCGCCTCGGATATCGGGATCGACGCAGCCAAAACAGGGATGATCGCCAGCATCACCATCATGAAAGCCGTCGCCCAACAGGTGGAGAAACACCGGATCCACCCACTGGTTATTGACCCCGTGATGGTTGCCAAAAGTGGGGATTCCCTGTTGGAGAAAGAAGCTCGCCAAGCCTTAAAGCGGATCCTGCTTCCATTAGCCCATCTGATTACTCCCAACTTACCGGAGGCGGAAGTACTAACGGGCAAAATGCTGGATACGGATGAAAAGAGAAGAGACGCCGCTCGTCACATCGTAGATATGGGGGCAGACGCCGTGATTATCAAGGGTGGACATGTGACGGGGGATTCCGCCGACGACCTCTTATTCGATGGGGAGTCTTTCCACGTCTTTTCCGCTCCCCGTCTGAACACCCGCCACACCCATGGAACCGGCTGCACCTTTTCCGCAGCGATCACTGCGGAACTGGCCAAAGGCCGAGAGTTGCTAAAAGCGATACAAATCGCCAAAGCATACATCACGGAAGCGATCCGCCATCCGCTCAATCTGGGACGAGGACATGGACCCACCAACCATTTCGCCTACCGGCATTTTGCCCAGGCGGAGGAGCTGCGCTGA
- the thiE gene encoding thiamine phosphate synthase: MPFSPFSLRLYFIMGSQDCDGRDPTWVLKEAIAGGITLFQFREKESSLTMTETVFLGKRLREICQRSSIPFIVNDRADLAMVLEADGVHVGQEDLPAVQARRLMGTDAIIGVSCEQPGEVDKAIQAGADYIGVGSLFSTRSKADAGKPIGPEAIHRIRQSHAHGLPIVGIGGIHSDNADSVVSAGADGVAVISAIASAPSPRQAAEDLCMAMDQRNRKTV, encoded by the coding sequence ATGCCATTCTCCCCTTTCAGCCTTCGACTCTATTTCATTATGGGGAGTCAAGACTGCGACGGACGCGATCCAACATGGGTACTGAAAGAAGCGATTGCCGGAGGAATCACCCTGTTTCAATTTAGGGAAAAAGAATCCTCCCTTACCATGACGGAAACCGTTTTTCTGGGAAAGCGACTCCGGGAAATCTGCCAGCGATCCTCCATTCCATTTATCGTCAATGACCGGGCAGATCTGGCGATGGTGTTGGAAGCAGACGGGGTTCATGTCGGGCAGGAGGACTTACCGGCTGTTCAGGCCCGCCGCCTGATGGGGACAGACGCCATTATCGGTGTTTCCTGTGAACAACCGGGAGAAGTCGACAAAGCCATTCAGGCGGGTGCCGATTATATCGGAGTCGGTTCTCTCTTTTCCACTCGTTCCAAAGCGGATGCCGGTAAACCGATCGGACCCGAGGCCATCCACCGAATTCGCCAATCTCACGCACACGGGCTGCCCATCGTCGGTATCGGCGGGATCCACTCCGATAATGCGGACAGCGTCGTCTCCGCCGGTGCCGATGGCGTCGCCGTCATCTCCGCGATCGCCTCCGCACCGTCCCCTCGCCAGGCGGCGGAAGATCTTTGCATGGCGATGGATCAACGGAATCGAAAGACAGTTTGA
- a CDS encoding DJ-1/PfpI family protein has protein sequence MAKVLIMTGDAVEALEVFYPYYRLIEEGHEVVIAAPTKKKLKTVVHDFEPEVETFTEKWAYGLDAHTSFDEVNPAEYDGLIIPGGRAPEHIRMHEKAPDLIRHFFEENKPVGAICHAALVFAVVPDVVKGREMTAFTACRPEVESYGAIFVTDPLHVEGNLVSGHAWPDLPGFTKSFLQLLSR, from the coding sequence ATGGCAAAAGTGCTGATCATGACCGGTGACGCCGTGGAAGCGCTGGAAGTGTTTTATCCATACTACCGTCTGATCGAGGAAGGACATGAAGTGGTCATCGCGGCTCCTACCAAGAAAAAACTGAAAACGGTTGTTCATGATTTTGAACCGGAAGTGGAGACGTTTACGGAAAAATGGGCGTACGGCTTGGATGCCCACACGTCTTTCGACGAGGTGAACCCGGCTGAATATGACGGTTTGATCATTCCCGGCGGACGAGCTCCCGAGCACATCCGGATGCATGAAAAAGCCCCGGATCTGATTCGCCATTTCTTTGAAGAAAACAAGCCCGTCGGTGCTATCTGCCATGCCGCACTCGTCTTCGCCGTCGTGCCTGATGTGGTTAAGGGACGTGAGATGACCGCTTTCACCGCTTGCCGCCCAGAAGTGGAAAGCTACGGTGCCATTTTTGTAACCGATCCGCTCCATGTGGAAGGGAATCTGGTTTCCGGTCATGCATGGCCCGATCTGCCCGGATTTACAAAGTCGTTTTTGCAGCTGCTCTCTCGTTGA